GCGATTTTCCAGTTTATCGCCGTGATAGCGATGATCCCGCTGTGCATCCGTTTTGGTCCTGCGCCGTCTTACCGGATGGTGGTGGTGCTCTTTGGGCTGGCCTCGCTCTCCTACGCGATGCTTTATTACGCCGGGCTGAGCGATATCTACTCGCTGCTGTTGCTGGTCTCGGCCGTGGCCGGTCTGGGGCGCGGGGGCATCAACTACGTTCCGTGGAACACTTACACCTACATTGCTGACGTGGATGAAGTGATCACCGGCCAGCGCCGTGAGGGGATTTTTGCCGGGATCATGACCCTGACCCGTAAAGCCTCCCAGGCCGGTGCGGTGATGCTGGTGGGTATCGTGATGCAAATGTCCGGCTTTGTGAGCGGGCAGAAGGTGCAGCCTGCCGAAGTGAGCCACACCATTCTGATGATCCTGAGCGTGGGAACCATTCTGGTGCTGTTCTGCGGTTTCCTGGTTTCCCTGCGCTTCAGACTGAATTTGCAGACGCACAGCACGCTGCGCGAAGAGACCGCCAAAATGCGCGAGACGGGGCGCGCCATGCCGGAGACGGCCACGCCGCAGGCCCGCGCAACCGTCGAGATGCTGGCCGGTATGCCGTACGAATCGCTGTGGGGCAATAACAACATCGGTTATCTGAATCGCAATAAGCCGGCGGCCCCTTCGCTGAAGGATCGCGCGGTACTGAATTCGACATACAACAGAGGTTAAGATGATGAAAGTTTGGCCTGTCAAACATAGCCCATTACTGTGTCAGCCTGTGCGTTTTATCGCGCGGGATGAACTGAAATCGTTGATTCACAAGGTGACCCATAACCTGGTGAACATCCACGACAAAACCGGCGAGTTTTTGCTGCGGCTGGACGACGGGCGCGTGATCGATACCAAAGGCTGGGCAGGCTGGGAGTGGACGCACGGCGTGGGGCTGTACGGAATCTGGCAGTACTACTGCCAGACCGGCGACGAGACGATGCGCGACATTATTGACGGCTGGTTTGCCGCGCGTTTTGCCGAAGGCGCGACCACCAAAAACGTCAATACCATGTCGCCATTCCTGACCCTGGCCTACCGCTATGAAGAGACGCGCAATCCGGCCTGGCTGCCGTGGCTGGAGAGCTGGGCGGAGTGGGCGATGAATGAGATGCCGCGTACCGAGCATGGCGGTATGCAACACATCACGCTGGCGGAAGAGAACCACCAGCAGATGTGGGACGACACGCTGATGATGACGGTGCTACCGCTGGCGAAAATCGGCAAGCTGCTCAACAAGCCGGAGTATGTGGAAGAGGCGGTGTATCAGTTCCTGCTGCACGTCCAGAACCTGATGGACAGGGAAACCGGCCTGTGGTTCCACGGCTGGAACTTCGACGGCAACCACAACTTTGCCCGTGCCCGCTGGGCGCGCGGCAACAGCTGGCTGACTATCGTCATCCCGGACTTCCTTGAGCTGGTCGATCTGCCTGAAAACAACGCTGTGCGTCGGTATCTGGTGCAGGTGCTGAATGCACAAATTGCGGCGCTGGCGCAATGTCAGGACGACAGCGGACTATGGCATACGCTGCTCGACGATCCGGACTCGTATCTGGAGGCGTCGGCCACGGCAGGGTTTGCCTACGGGATCCTCAAAGCGGTGCGTAAGCGCTATGTCGGCGCGGAGTATGCGGAGGTCGCCGATAAAGCGATTCGCGGTATCGTGAACAATATCTCGCCGGAAGGGGAGCTGCTGCAAACGTCGTTCGGGACGGGGATGGGCAGCGATCTTGAGTTCTACCGGCAGATCCCGCTGACGTCGATGCCGTACGGGCAGGCGATGGCGATTTTGTGTTTAACGGAATATTTGCGAAAGTACTTCTGATAATAAAAAACCCGGCCATGGCCGGGTTTCTTTTTTTACATACGTTCTGCTTTTACATACGTTCTACGGTTTCGATACCCAGGGTATCCAGACCCAGCTTCAGGGTCTTCGCCGTAAGCTGCGCCAGCTTCAGGCGGCTGTTGCGTACCGAGTCGCTCTCTGCCGACAGGATAGGGCAGTGCTCGTAGAAGCCAGAGAACAGGCCTGCGAGATCGTACAGATAGGAACACATTACGTGCGGGGTGCCGTCACGCGCGACAACCGCCAGCGTCTCTTCGAACTGCAGCAGACGCGCGGCCAGCTGCGCTTCACGATCTTCCGTGATGGTGACCGTGGCGTTAGCCAGCGCGCTTTCGTCGATATTGGCTTTGCGGAACACCGAGAGCACACGGGTGTAAGCGTACTGCATGTACGGTGCCGTGTTACCTTCAAACGCCAGCATGTTATCCCAGTCGAAGATGTAGTCGGTGGTGCGGTTCTTGGAGAGATCCGCGTATTTCACCGCACCGATACCGACGGCGTTCGCCAGTTTTTCCAGCTCATCGGCAGGCATGTCCGGGTTCTTCTCGGCCACCAGACGGCGGGCGCGTTCCAGCGCTTCGTCCAGCAGGTCAGAAAGTTTAACCGTGCCACCGGCGCGGGTTTTGAACGGCTTGCCGTCTTTGCCCAGCATCATGCCGAACATGTGGTGTTCCAGCGGAACGGAATCAGGCACGTAGCCCGCTTTACGCACGATAGTCCACGCCTGCATCAGGTGCTGGTGCTGACGGGAATCGATGTAGTACAGCACGCGGTCGGCGTGCAGGGTTTCGTAGCGGTATTTTGCGCAGGCGATATCGGTAGTGGTGTAGAGGTAGCCGCCATCCTTTTTCTGGATGATCACGCCCATCGGTTCGCCTTCCTTGTTTTTGTACTCATCAAGGAACACCACCGTTGCGCCTTCGCTCTCAACCGCCAGGTTTTTGGCTTTCAGATCCGCCACAATACCCGGCAGCATTGGGTTGTACAGGCTTTCACCCATCACGTCGTCACGGGTCAGCGTGACGTTCAGGCGGTTGTAGGTGAGCTGGTTCTGGGACATGGTGATATCCACCAGCTTGCGCCACATCTCGAGGAAGTATTGATCGCCGCCCTGCAGTTTTACTACGTAGCTGCGCGCGCGCTCGGCGAAGGCTTCGTCTTCATCGTAGTGCTTTTTGGCTTCACGGTAGAACCCTTCCAGGTCTGCCAGCGCCATTTCACCCGCATTTTCCTGCTGCTGTTTTTCCAGGTAAGCAATCAGCATGCCGAACTGTGTACCCCAGTCGCCCACGTGGTTCGCACGGATCACCTTGTGGCCGAGGAACTCGTTGGTGCGCACGGCGGCATCACCGATGATGGTGGAGCGCAGGTGGCCCACGTGCATCTCTTTCGCCACGTTCGGGGCGGAGTAGTCGATCACGATGGTCTGCGGCTCTGGTTGGGAAACACCCAGACGGTCAGATTTCAGGGCCGCGTCAACGTGGCTTGCCAGGAACGCAGGCTCCAGGAAGATATTGATAAAGCCCGGGCCGGCAATTTCGGTTTTGCTGGCAATGCCGGTGAGATCCAGATGCGTCAGTACCTGCTCAGCGAGCTGTCGCGGTGGCATGCCCAGTTTTTTAGCCACTGCCATCACGCCGTTAGCCTGATAGTCGCCAAACTGTACTTTTGCTGACTGACGAACCTGCGGTTCGCAATCCGCAGGCGCACCTGCGGCAATCAGTGCCTGACTGACTTTTTCTGAGAGAAGAGCCTGAATATTCACCTGGATACCTTACGTTTTTGCTGCGGGTTAACATCCACCCACACCAGTTAAAGAATTTAGGGCGCGAGTATACTGCAAATGCCCGCGTGCGTCAGCCCTGCGGGGGCTGAAGATTGCTCAGAATCCAGGCTAAGAAGGTGTGCATAATCATGCAGTAATAAAAACCCCGAATCTGCGGTTGGTTGACGGCAGGCAACAGAGTAAATTAGCGGCTTTGCGACCCGATAAGAGACTGACGTATGGCGAACTGGCACTCGATTGACGAACTGCATGATATTTCCGCAGATTTACCGCGCTTCACCCAGGCGTTCACAGAACTTGCCACCCGCCTCGGTCTGGATATTGCACCGCTTGAGGCCGATCACATCTCTTTACGCTGCCATCAAAACGCGACGGCCGAGCGCTGGCGTCGTGGATTTGAACAGTGCGGCGAGTTGCTTTCTGAAAACATCATTAACGGGCGGCCAATTTGTCTGTTCAAACTGCATGAACCGGTCTGTGTGGCGCACTGGCGCTTCACGGTGGTGGAACTGCCCTGGCCGGGTGAAAAACGCTATCCGCACGAAGGCTGGGAGCATATCGAAATTGTTCTGCCGGGCGAGCCTGACGGCCTGAATGCCCGTGCGCTGGCGCTGTTATCTGACGAAGGCTTAAGCAAGCCGGGGATCTTTGTCAAAACGAGTTCCCCGAAAGGCGAACGCGAGCGTTTGCCTAACCCGACGCTGGCGGTCACCGACGGACAGGTGACGGTGAAATTTCATCCGTGGACGATAGAGCAGATTGTCGCCAGCGAAGCTTCAGAGTTGTGACGCTACGCGAAGACCCCGTGCGGGCAGCGTGTCACGATAGCGTGTTGAATCGATTTTAGGGAGGAAAAGATGGCGCTGCTGGAGATTTGTTGTTACAGCGTGGAGTGTGCCGTTACGGCGCAAAAGCACGGGGCCGATCGCATTGAACTTTGTGCGGCACCGAAAGAGGGCGGGCTGACGCCGTCGTACGGCGTGCTGAAATCTGCCCGCCGGGACGTCACGATCCCGGTACACCCGATCGTCCGCCCGCGCGGCGGTGATTTTTGTTACACAGCGGGTGAATTCAGTGCCATGCTTGATGATATCGCCCTCGTGCGCGACCTGGGCTTCCCTGGGCTGGTGACCGGCCTGCTTGATGAAGACGGCAATGTCGATCTTCCCCGCATGCGCCAGGTGATGGCGGCCGCAAAGGG
This region of Enterobacter cancerogenus genomic DNA includes:
- the bglB gene encoding beta-galactosidase BglB encodes the protein MKVWPVKHSPLLCQPVRFIARDELKSLIHKVTHNLVNIHDKTGEFLLRLDDGRVIDTKGWAGWEWTHGVGLYGIWQYYCQTGDETMRDIIDGWFAARFAEGATTKNVNTMSPFLTLAYRYEETRNPAWLPWLESWAEWAMNEMPRTEHGGMQHITLAEENHQQMWDDTLMMTVLPLAKIGKLLNKPEYVEEAVYQFLLHVQNLMDRETGLWFHGWNFDGNHNFARARWARGNSWLTIVIPDFLELVDLPENNAVRRYLVQVLNAQIAALAQCQDDSGLWHTLLDDPDSYLEASATAGFAYGILKAVRKRYVGAEYAEVADKAIRGIVNNISPEGELLQTSFGTGMGSDLEFYRQIPLTSMPYGQAMAILCLTEYLRKYF
- the argS gene encoding arginine--tRNA ligase, giving the protein MNIQALLSEKVSQALIAAGAPADCEPQVRQSAKVQFGDYQANGVMAVAKKLGMPPRQLAEQVLTHLDLTGIASKTEIAGPGFINIFLEPAFLASHVDAALKSDRLGVSQPEPQTIVIDYSAPNVAKEMHVGHLRSTIIGDAAVRTNEFLGHKVIRANHVGDWGTQFGMLIAYLEKQQQENAGEMALADLEGFYREAKKHYDEDEAFAERARSYVVKLQGGDQYFLEMWRKLVDITMSQNQLTYNRLNVTLTRDDVMGESLYNPMLPGIVADLKAKNLAVESEGATVVFLDEYKNKEGEPMGVIIQKKDGGYLYTTTDIACAKYRYETLHADRVLYYIDSRQHQHLMQAWTIVRKAGYVPDSVPLEHHMFGMMLGKDGKPFKTRAGGTVKLSDLLDEALERARRLVAEKNPDMPADELEKLANAVGIGAVKYADLSKNRTTDYIFDWDNMLAFEGNTAPYMQYAYTRVLSVFRKANIDESALANATVTITEDREAQLAARLLQFEETLAVVARDGTPHVMCSYLYDLAGLFSGFYEHCPILSAESDSVRNSRLKLAQLTAKTLKLGLDTLGIETVERM
- a CDS encoding VOC family protein, with product MANWHSIDELHDISADLPRFTQAFTELATRLGLDIAPLEADHISLRCHQNATAERWRRGFEQCGELLSENIINGRPICLFKLHEPVCVAHWRFTVVELPWPGEKRYPHEGWEHIEIVLPGEPDGLNARALALLSDEGLSKPGIFVKTSSPKGERERLPNPTLAVTDGQVTVKFHPWTIEQIVASEASEL